In Nostoc sphaeroides, the genomic window TTGAACTATGCTAGCGAGGGAATTACTTCGACATTCAATGCTACTACTAATACTGGAACAATTACGGGGGGCGAGAGTCGGGTTAGCTACAAAAATATCGAGCGATTAGATATCACAGGTACATCCAACGATGACTTGATTGTGGGGAGCAATGGCAATGATACGCTCGATTCGAGCGGGGGCAATGATACGATAGATGGGGGCAGAGGTGACGATTTGTTGTCTTATACCGCCAATAGTAGTGAGGGAATCACTTCAACTTTCGATGCTACCACTAATACTGGAACAATTACGGGGGCCGGGAGTCGGGTTAGCTACAAGAATATCGAACGATTAGAGATCGCAGGAACAGAGTCCAATGACTTGATTGTGGGGAGCAATGGCAACGATAAGATAATAGGAAACAATTCTTTCTTTGTCGGGAACGAGGATGATACCGTTGACTTTATTAGTGGCAATGACATAATAGATGGGGGCGCAGGTGACGATTTGTTGATCGTCCATGATAGCGGTGATTCCGAGAGCAAAAGAATCACTTCAACATTTAATGCTACTACTAACACTGGGTCAATTACGGATGGCACGAATCAGGTTAGCTACAAGAATATCGAACGATTAGATATCATAGGTACGCAGTCCGATGACTTCATTGTGGGGGGTAATGGAAATGATACCCTCAACGGTGCTGGAGGCAATGATACCCTCATAGGTGGCAAAGGTAATGATAGCCTAATTGGAGGATCTGGTACTGATACCTTTGCTTTCAATAGTTTTAATGAAGGCATTGATAGAATTTATGATGTCAATGCGACTAATGAACTCATTCAGGTATCTGCTGCTGGTTTTGGTGGCGGGTTATCACCAGGTTCACTTCAGACAAGTCAGTTTACCATCGGAGCATCTGCAACCACTAGCACTCAGCGATTTATTTATAACGATGTTACAGGTGCATTGTTCTTTGACCAAGATGGCAGTGCGATCGCATTTACTCAGGTACAATTTGGACAACTTTCGAGTGGGTTATCACTAACCAAAAACAATTTTGTGGTTGTTTAATCATGATTAGCGCTCCATCACTCTAAGCAGAGAAAAGAGGAAATGGTTGGATTGCGAGGTATCTAAAATCGCAACTCGCATCCGACTTATCAATGCAATTATAGCGATCGCGCGTAGGGTTCTAAGTCCACTTGAAGAGATAGGATTTATTAGAAGAGTAGAATTTTAGGAGTAAACCTCTGTCTTTACAAGCTATCACCGTTCCCACAGGAACTTCTCAACCCCCCACAGGCTTAATTGTCACCTTGCATGGTTGGGGAGCTAACGCTGAGGATGTAGCATCTTTGTTACCCTTGCTCAACTTACCCAATTACCAATTTGTCTTACCCAACGCACCTTATCCTTATCCCTATTCCCCAGTAGGGAGGGCATGGTATGACCTGCGGGTGGAAAATATGTATCAAGGATTGGCAGAAAGTCGGCAACTACTAATAGATTTTTTGCAATCTTTAGAAAGTACCACTGGCGTACCTTTGTCACGTACCATTTTAAGTGGATTTTCTCAAGGCGGGGCAATGACTTTAGATGTCGGCTCAAAATTGCCCCTAGCAGGTTTAGTTGTCATGAGTGGGTATTTACATCCTGATGCAGTCACGGCAGATCAAAAAGGGATTGGGCCGACTTTAATCAGCCACGGTAGATATGATGAAGTTGTTCCCCTGCAAGCTGCTTTGAAGGCACGAGAAACTCTCAAGTCTCTAAAAGTGGCGGTAGAATACCACGAATTTGATATGGGGCATGAAATAAATCCACAAACGTTAGAGGTGCTACGAAATTTCGTTGTAAATACAATTGCTTAGTCAGGATTACGAATTTTTTATAAATTATGGTACAAATTCTGACAATTTTCACGAAAATAATCACTTCTAATGAGTAATATATATTGGGTGGCTGCGAAAGAGCGCAACTTAACCCATGCTGAAGGCGAGTGCTGCATAAGGGAGGGGCAAGCATTATGACAACTCTAAGCATTTCCAGGAAAGAAATTGCTGCCATGACTGTGGCAGAAGTAGAAGAACTGGCTACACGTCTGGAGCTAGATAATTATAATAATGCTTTTGACGGTTTAAATGATTGGCATTTATTGCGAGCGATCGCATTTCAGCGTCCAGAGTTAGTTGAACCCTATATCTACCTCTTAGACTTGGAACCCTACGATGAAGCGTAGTTGAGAGTTAGGAGTTAGAAGAGACGCGATTAATCGCGTCTGTACAGGAGTTAGGAGTTCTAACTATTTAGTACTAATTTTTGTAGCTACTTACTCCTAACTTTTTACCATGCCTAATCCAAAATCGAACAGGGTTTTAATTGCTGTAGGTGGCGGTATCGCCGCCTACAAAATTTGTGAATTGGTTTCGACGCTGTTTAAAACTGGGGTGGAAATCCGAGTTATCCTCACCCGTTCGGCGCAAGAATTTATCACGCCTCTAACAATAGCCACCCTATCTCGTCATCGGGCCTACACAGATGATGATTTTTGGCAACCAACTCACTCTCGTCCTTTGCATATTGATTTGGGTGAATGGGCTGATGTCATGGTAATTGCCCCTTTGACAGCTAATACATTAGCAAAGCTAGCCTACGGGATGGCTGATAATTTACTCACAAATACTGTGCTGGCTTCTACTTGTCCGGTGCTGTTAGCACCCGCAATGAATACGGATATGTGGGAACAGCTATCAGTGCAGCGAAATTGGCAACAGCTATTGACAGATAGCCGATATCATGGGATGAATACAGCATCGGGTTTATTAGCCTGCGATCGCATCGGTGCTGGTAGATTAGCAGAACCTCCAGAAATATTCGCTCATATCCAATCGCTGTTACATACTCAAGGTAAACGAGATTTAGTAGGTAAACGAGTGTTAATTAGCGCTGGGGGAACGCGAGAGTATCTTGACCCAGTTAGATTTATTGGCAATCCTTCCACAGGTAAAATGGGATTAGCTTTAGCACAAGCGGCACTTCACCGAGGGGCAAACGTCACCCTAGTACATGGACCAGCTAATTGGGCTGTACCATTAGGAGTGCAAGCAATTTCTATTGTTAGTGCCGAGCAAATGCAGCAGGCCATGCTGGAATATTTACCCAACGCTGATGTAATTGTCATGTCAGCAGCCGTGGCAGATGTGAAGCCACGAGATTATAGTATAGAGAAATTAGCCAAGCGATCGCTCCCCCAAGCTTTACCCTTGGAACCAGTACCCGATATAGTCGCCCAATTAGCACAACTCAAACAGCCGCATCAGATATTAATTGGTTTTGCAGCACAAAGTGGGAATATTGTCAAGCCAGCATTAGAAAAATTACAGAGTAAAAAACTCGATGCTATTGTTGCCAATCCCATCGATCAACCTGATAGTGGTTTTGGGAGTGATAATAATCAAGCGATATTTTTAGATAATCAAGGACGGCAAGTAGCGATCGCACCTTGTTCTAAATTAGAAATGGCCCATAATTTATTTGATTTTGTCATCAATTGATTAGGTACTGGGTAG contains:
- a CDS encoding alpha/beta hydrolase, translated to MTVPTGTSQPPTGLIVTLHGWGANAEDVASLLPLLNLPNYQFVLPNAPYPYPYSPVGRAWYDLRVENMYQGLAESRQLLIDFLQSLESTTGVPLSRTILSGFSQGGAMTLDVGSKLPLAGLVVMSGYLHPDAVTADQKGIGPTLISHGRYDEVVPLQAALKARETLKSLKVAVEYHEFDMGHEINPQTLEVLRNFVVNTIA
- a CDS encoding DUF2555 domain-containing protein, whose protein sequence is MTTLSISRKEIAAMTVAEVEELATRLELDNYNNAFDGLNDWHLLRAIAFQRPELVEPYIYLLDLEPYDEA
- the coaBC gene encoding bifunctional phosphopantothenoylcysteine decarboxylase/phosphopantothenate--cysteine ligase CoaBC is translated as MPNPKSNRVLIAVGGGIAAYKICELVSTLFKTGVEIRVILTRSAQEFITPLTIATLSRHRAYTDDDFWQPTHSRPLHIDLGEWADVMVIAPLTANTLAKLAYGMADNLLTNTVLASTCPVLLAPAMNTDMWEQLSVQRNWQQLLTDSRYHGMNTASGLLACDRIGAGRLAEPPEIFAHIQSLLHTQGKRDLVGKRVLISAGGTREYLDPVRFIGNPSTGKMGLALAQAALHRGANVTLVHGPANWAVPLGVQAISIVSAEQMQQAMLEYLPNADVIVMSAAVADVKPRDYSIEKLAKRSLPQALPLEPVPDIVAQLAQLKQPHQILIGFAAQSGNIVKPALEKLQSKKLDAIVANPIDQPDSGFGSDNNQAIFLDNQGRQVAIAPCSKLEMAHNLFDFVIN